In Terriglobales bacterium, one genomic interval encodes:
- a CDS encoding site-specific DNA-methyltransferase, protein MTASTTANSIHVSSTIAGHDEFIPRELRNLSNPQTDLPRIAKDRSLTALIDAAAAHIPTVHDLHLADARRRIAELPSDSVHLVVTSPPYWTLKEYRKSEGQLGFVADYDRFLLELDKVWRECWRALIPGGRLIVVVGDVCLSRRSSGGRHMVMPLHASIQEHCRAIGFDNLAPILWYKIANAKHEVENGSAGFLGKPYEPNAVVKNDVEYILMERKPGAYRKPSVNTRILSLISADNHQKWFQQIWSDVTGASTKHHPAPFPLEIAERLVRMFSFVGDTVLDPFLGTGTTSVAAATWGRNSIGIEVDEHYFDIAVTRLSNSTNRLFSAVQVNTHLRGRTSSSKKRATAV, encoded by the coding sequence ATGACCGCAAGCACCACGGCAAACAGCATCCACGTCAGTTCGACAATTGCCGGACATGACGAGTTCATCCCCCGCGAACTGCGGAACCTTTCGAACCCGCAGACCGACCTGCCGCGCATAGCCAAAGATCGGAGTCTGACGGCGCTGATTGACGCTGCGGCCGCGCACATTCCGACCGTTCACGACCTCCATCTCGCCGATGCGAGGCGCCGTATCGCAGAGCTGCCATCAGACAGCGTGCATTTGGTGGTCACGTCACCGCCTTACTGGACACTTAAGGAGTACCGCAAGTCCGAGGGACAACTTGGTTTTGTCGCAGACTACGACCGCTTCCTGCTCGAACTTGACAAAGTGTGGCGTGAGTGCTGGCGGGCGCTTATTCCCGGTGGACGGTTGATCGTGGTGGTCGGAGATGTTTGCCTCTCCCGCCGCAGCAGTGGCGGGCGGCACATGGTCATGCCGCTCCACGCTTCGATTCAAGAGCACTGCCGCGCTATCGGCTTTGACAATCTGGCCCCCATCCTCTGGTACAAGATCGCCAATGCTAAGCACGAAGTTGAGAACGGGTCTGCGGGCTTTCTCGGCAAGCCTTATGAACCGAATGCCGTCGTCAAGAACGATGTGGAGTACATCCTTATGGAGCGGAAACCGGGGGCGTATCGGAAGCCCTCCGTGAACACACGCATCCTTAGCCTGATTTCTGCGGACAACCATCAGAAGTGGTTCCAGCAAATATGGTCAGATGTCACCGGCGCGTCCACCAAACATCATCCTGCACCATTCCCCCTAGAAATCGCCGAACGATTGGTCAGGATGTTCAGCTTCGTCGGGGATACCGTGCTCGACCCGTTTCTTGGTACTGGCACGACAAGCGTTGCTGCCGCGACGTGGGGCCGAAACAGCATTGGCATCGAAGTGGATGAGCACTACTTCGACATCGCGGTCACCCGGCTATCGAACAGCACAAACCGCCTGTTCAGCGCCGTGCAGGTCAACACCCACCTGCGTGGAAGAACATCCTCCTCGAAGAAGAGAGCAACTGC
- a CDS encoding group I intron-associated PD-(D/E)XK endonuclease encodes MPSQPRKLRFPRWANAKAKGELAEAIFVVKAQALGLAISKPYGDNKGFDFHIESRLGTFRVQVKSAWKVMAAQRYWLLGGRRSPGKRKAYDVLVAYVAPLDVWYVIPEWDIRSSNIWLYPTVANSRGKFERYREGWRTLTGDVHDDTRRIGLDIHAQAEPGKPE; translated from the coding sequence ATGCCCTCCCAACCGCGCAAACTCCGCTTTCCCCGCTGGGCCAACGCCAAGGCGAAGGGCGAGCTGGCGGAGGCCATCTTCGTGGTCAAGGCCCAGGCATTGGGATTGGCGATCAGCAAGCCGTACGGCGACAACAAGGGGTTCGATTTCCACATAGAAAGCCGGCTAGGAACCTTCCGGGTGCAAGTGAAGTCGGCGTGGAAGGTAATGGCGGCACAGAGGTACTGGCTTCTGGGCGGGAGGCGATCGCCGGGCAAGCGCAAGGCATATGACGTGCTGGTGGCGTACGTCGCGCCGCTGGATGTCTGGTATGTGATCCCTGAGTGGGACATCCGAAGTAGCAACATCTGGCTGTATCCAACCGTGGCGAACAGCCGGGGAAAATTTGAACGGTACCGCGAGGGCTGGCGCACCCTCACCGGCGACGTCCACGATGACACCCGGAGGATTGGCTTGGACATCCACGCACAAGCCGAGCCCGGCAAGCCCGAATAG
- a CDS encoding protein kinase, producing MQATLSHYRVLEQVGAGGMGVVYRAHDERLDRDVALKVLPAGVLADEAARKRFRKEALALSKLNHPNIATVHDFDTQDGTDFLVTEYIPGLTLDSMLASGPLPQKEVVRLGIQMAEGLAAAHEQGIVHRDLKPANIRVTPDVRLKILDFGLARILHPDLTPTAVTADSLTETKAVIGTLPYMSPEQLRGRPADARSDVWAFGVVLYEMAAGVRPFRGETGFELSSAILSQPPPPLPSQVPMELQAVIGRCLQREPARRYQRAGELRAVLEAIQSGTVAPWASLRLRLARRLWLVLFAVLVLMAAVLAGLDAGGLRSRLLGKTATPMRTIRLAVLPFANLTGDPQQEYLSDGLTQELIAQLGRLHPGSLSVIARTSVMRYKQTDKPVDLIGRELGVDYILEGSARREASRVRITAELIQVRDQTQLWAETYERELAGIMALQNEVARKVAGSLTITLLPGERARLANVRVVNPEAYEAYLQGLHHFYKLTPGDLDSAQQYYELALQKDPNFALAYTGLALVWAGRNQMGIMSPTEAAPKANAAALKAVALDDTLAEAHYALAAVKTWQVWDLPGAQPEWKRAIELNPNFPDARAFYSHYLSIMGRPQEAEPQILRALELDPFNAFFQSLYAMDLLYLRRYDDAIAQARKALRTAPDAPVAHNALWIGLFLKGMYKEAFLEAKANFPGDRELEEAFDRGYAEGGYPLAMRRGADLLAARSRKAYVSPTFVAGLYLAAGDKDLTLQWLEKAFEVREPNLPYIGTPDYDSVRSDPRFQDLLRRMKLPR from the coding sequence ATGCAAGCCACACTGTCCCATTACCGTGTACTGGAGCAAGTCGGGGCCGGCGGGATGGGTGTGGTGTATCGTGCGCACGATGAGCGCCTCGACCGCGACGTCGCTCTGAAGGTCCTCCCCGCCGGGGTCCTGGCTGACGAGGCCGCCCGCAAACGCTTCCGCAAAGAAGCCCTTGCTCTGTCCAAACTGAACCACCCCAACATCGCGACGGTCCACGATTTTGATACCCAGGACGGCACCGACTTCCTGGTCACCGAGTACATCCCTGGCCTGACCCTCGATTCCATGCTGGCGTCCGGCCCGCTGCCGCAGAAGGAGGTCGTGCGCCTCGGGATACAAATGGCCGAGGGACTGGCTGCGGCGCACGAGCAGGGCATCGTCCATCGTGACCTGAAGCCGGCGAACATCCGCGTGACTCCCGACGTGCGTCTCAAGATCCTTGATTTCGGGCTGGCCAGGATCCTGCACCCCGACCTCACCCCCACGGCGGTCACTGCCGACAGTCTCACGGAAACCAAGGCCGTCATTGGGACGCTGCCGTACATGTCGCCTGAGCAATTGCGCGGCCGGCCGGCGGATGCCCGCAGTGACGTCTGGGCCTTCGGGGTCGTCCTCTATGAGATGGCGGCAGGGGTGCGGCCCTTCCGGGGCGAGACCGGGTTTGAGTTGAGTTCCGCCATCCTGAGCCAGCCTCCGCCGCCGCTGCCCTCACAGGTGCCGATGGAGTTGCAGGCAGTGATCGGGCGCTGCCTGCAGCGGGAGCCGGCCCGGCGCTACCAGCGGGCGGGTGAGCTGCGGGCGGTGCTGGAGGCGATCCAGAGCGGCACCGTGGCCCCTTGGGCGTCCTTGCGATTGCGCCTGGCACGCCGGCTCTGGCTGGTGCTGTTCGCTGTCCTAGTGCTCATGGCCGCGGTGCTGGCGGGACTTGATGCCGGCGGCCTGCGCAGCCGCTTGTTGGGAAAGACCGCGACCCCGATGCGCACGATCAGGCTGGCCGTACTTCCGTTCGCGAACCTCACCGGCGACCCACAGCAGGAGTACCTGAGCGATGGCTTGACCCAGGAATTGATCGCGCAACTCGGGCGCTTGCATCCCGGGAGCCTCAGCGTCATCGCCCGCACCTCCGTCATGCGCTACAAGCAGACCGATAAGCCCGTGGATCTGATCGGCAGGGAGCTCGGAGTGGACTACATCCTGGAGGGCAGCGCGCGCCGGGAGGCGAGCCGAGTGCGCATCACCGCAGAGCTCATTCAGGTGCGCGATCAGACCCAGCTCTGGGCCGAGACTTACGAGCGCGAGTTGGCCGGCATCATGGCCCTGCAAAACGAAGTCGCGCGCAAGGTTGCCGGCTCGCTGACCATCACTTTACTTCCTGGCGAGCGAGCCCGCCTGGCGAATGTCCGCGTGGTCAACCCGGAGGCATACGAGGCGTATCTCCAGGGCCTGCACCACTTTTACAAACTGACGCCGGGCGATCTGGACAGTGCCCAGCAGTACTACGAGCTGGCGCTGCAGAAAGATCCGAATTTCGCCCTTGCCTATACAGGTCTCGCCTTGGTCTGGGCCGGCCGCAACCAAATGGGGATCATGTCACCGACGGAGGCCGCGCCGAAGGCGAACGCGGCCGCGCTGAAGGCGGTGGCGCTGGACGATACGCTCGCAGAAGCGCATTACGCACTTGCCGCCGTCAAGACCTGGCAGGTTTGGGACCTGCCGGGTGCGCAGCCGGAGTGGAAGCGGGCCATCGAGCTCAACCCGAATTTCCCGGACGCCCGGGCCTTCTACTCGCACTACCTGAGTATCATGGGGCGTCCGCAGGAGGCGGAGCCGCAGATCTTGCGTGCCTTGGAATTGGATCCGTTCAACGCTTTCTTTCAGAGTCTCTACGCAATGGATCTGCTGTACCTGCGCCGCTATGACGACGCCATCGCGCAGGCCCGCAAGGCCCTGCGCACGGCGCCCGATGCTCCCGTCGCCCATAACGCTCTGTGGATCGGTCTCTTCCTCAAGGGAATGTACAAAGAGGCTTTCCTGGAAGCGAAGGCGAACTTTCCCGGCGACCGTGAGCTCGAAGAGGCTTTCGATCGCGGCTATGCGGAAGGGGGTTACCCCCTCGCGATGCGGCGCGGTGCAGACCTACTGGCGGCGCGCTCGCGCAAGGCTTACGTCAGCCCCACGTTCGTGGCAGGACTGTATCTCGCCGCCGGCGACAAAGACCTCACCCTGCAATGGCTGGAAAAGGCCTTTGAAGTCCGTGAACCCAACCTGCCTTACATCGGTACGCCCGATTACGACAGTGTGCGGTCCGACCCCCGCTTCCAGGACCTCCTGCGGCGCATGAAGCTTCCGCGATAG
- a CDS encoding response regulator: protein MNTILVADDEDSLRLLIRTTLENAEVTILEATDGIAALEVARRELPDLILLDWMMPGKTGLQVARELRADPRTAAIAILMLTAMGQEKDRKAGLAAGVQAFLVKPFSPLELLQRVQEVLKVAQFCRGERNESAGERDRKTA from the coding sequence ATGAACACCATCCTAGTTGCCGACGATGAAGACAGTCTGCGGCTGCTGATCCGCACCACCCTGGAGAACGCGGAGGTCACCATCCTGGAGGCCACGGATGGGATCGCGGCCCTGGAGGTGGCGCGGCGGGAGCTGCCCGACCTGATCCTGCTGGACTGGATGATGCCGGGCAAGACCGGGCTCCAGGTGGCGCGCGAGTTGCGCGCCGACCCGCGCACCGCCGCCATCGCCATTCTGATGCTGACCGCCATGGGCCAGGAGAAGGACCGCAAAGCGGGGCTGGCGGCGGGGGTGCAGGCCTTCCTGGTCAAGCCCTTCAGCCCGCTGGAGCTGCTGCAGCGGGTGCAGGAGGTGCTGAAGGTGGCCCAATTCTGCCGCGGGGAGCGGAATGAAAGCGCCGGCGAGCGAGATCGAAAAACGGCTTGA
- a CDS encoding HD domain-containing phosphohydrolase codes for MKAPASEIEKRLEAVQAQLHLYARDLHQVVQSEHDKSAQLQSVNRQLQAYARDFRTSFLAEQQKARELERAYHDTVLRLVKAMRYKDDETGEHIVRLSHCCKLVALHLGWEPGAAQMLFDASPMHDVGKIGVPDAILQKAGPLNPTEWEIVKRHPGIGASLLQGSPSALLEMARAIALGHHERWDGSGYPSGARGEEIPAAARIVMLSDQYDALRTRRPYKPARPHAEAVEVILNGDGRTLPQHFDPALLQAFREIHPRLEGIHARFAD; via the coding sequence ATGAAAGCGCCGGCGAGCGAGATCGAAAAACGGCTTGAGGCGGTGCAGGCGCAACTGCACCTCTACGCCCGCGACCTGCACCAGGTGGTGCAGTCGGAGCACGACAAGAGCGCGCAGCTGCAGTCGGTGAACCGCCAGCTGCAGGCCTACGCCCGCGACTTCCGCACCTCGTTCCTGGCCGAGCAGCAGAAGGCGCGGGAGCTGGAGCGGGCCTACCACGACACCGTCCTGCGGCTGGTCAAGGCCATGCGCTACAAGGACGACGAGACCGGGGAGCACATCGTCCGCCTGAGTCACTGCTGCAAGCTGGTGGCGCTGCACCTGGGCTGGGAGCCCGGGGCGGCGCAGATGCTGTTCGACGCCTCCCCCATGCACGACGTGGGCAAGATCGGGGTCCCGGACGCCATCCTGCAGAAGGCGGGGCCGCTGAATCCCACCGAGTGGGAGATCGTGAAGCGGCATCCGGGGATCGGGGCCAGCCTGTTGCAAGGCTCGCCGTCGGCGCTGCTGGAGATGGCGCGGGCCATCGCCCTGGGGCACCACGAGCGCTGGGACGGCAGCGGCTATCCCAGCGGGGCGCGGGGAGAGGAGATCCCGGCGGCGGCGCGCATCGTCATGCTCAGCGACCAGTATGATGCGCTGCGCACCCGCCGGCCGTACAAGCCCGCCCGGCCGCACGCCGAGGCGGTGGAGGTGATCCTCAACGGGGACGGCCGTACCCTGCCGCAGCACTTCGATCCGGCGCTGCTGCAGGCGTTCCGCGAAATCCATCCCCGCCTGGAGGGAATCCATGCGCGATTTGCCGATTAG